In the Vicinamibacteria bacterium genome, one interval contains:
- a CDS encoding co-chaperone GroES, producing MAILTKSPIKTTSEIQPLADRVVVRPFEETEQTRGGLFIPDTAKEKPQQGEIIAVGPGRFERGARVPMELKQGQKVLYGKYSGAEVTLDEQEVLIIKESDVLAVIG from the coding sequence ATGGCCATTTTGACGAAATCGCCCATCAAGACGACGTCGGAGATCCAGCCCCTCGCAGACCGGGTGGTCGTACGCCCGTTCGAGGAGACGGAGCAGACGCGCGGTGGGTTGTTCATTCCCGACACCGCCAAGGAGAAACCCCAGCAAGGCGAGATCATCGCCGTCGGTCCCGGCCGCTTCGAAAGGGGCGCGCGCGTGCCGATGGAGCTCAAGCAGGGTCAGAAAGTTCTGTACGGCAAGTACAGCGGCGCCGAGGTGACGCTCGACGAACAGGAAGTCCTCATCATCAAGGAATCCGACGTCCTCGCCGTGATCGGCTGA